A stretch of the Romboutsia lituseburensis genome encodes the following:
- a CDS encoding MarR family winged helix-turn-helix transcriptional regulator, with the protein MDKYDKIKLDNQICFSLYALSREIIKLYKPLLDRHNLTYTQYIAMLVMWEEEKIIFKELGKRLHLDSGTLTPVVKKLESMELVTKYRNKEDDRLVTVELTEKGKLLKEEVLDVPEKMYHICGGNDLNLLSLKNQLDSLLQILD; encoded by the coding sequence ATGGATAAATATGATAAAATAAAACTAGATAATCAGATATGTTTTTCACTATATGCTTTATCAAGAGAGATAATCAAATTGTATAAGCCATTGCTAGATAGACATAACTTAACATACACACAATATATAGCTATGCTAGTAATGTGGGAAGAGGAAAAAATAATCTTTAAAGAGTTAGGTAAGAGGTTACATCTAGATTCTGGAACACTTACACCAGTTGTTAAGAAGTTAGAATCTATGGAATTAGTGACAAAATACAGAAATAAAGAAGATGACAGACTAGTTACAGTTGAACTAACTGAAAAAGGTAAATTATTAAAAGAAGAAGTACTAGATGTGCCAGAGAAAATGTATCACATCTGTGGTGGTAATGATTTAAATTTACTTTCTTTAAAAAATCAGTTAGATAGTTTACTACAAATATTAGATTAA
- a CDS encoding NAD(P)/FAD-dependent oxidoreductase has product MNERYDIAIIGSGPAGLSAALNASIRNKKFIVFGTKEISNKLVKAHKVNNYLGFYGKSGKEIRDEFAKHLEEMNIDITEEKINNIYAMGDYFTLMANDKTYEATTIILATGVNFGKLFKGEEEFLGKGVGYCATCDAPLYRDKVVTIVAYNKHEEAEANFIASIASKVYYVPMYKEEVEVDSSIEIVNDIPLEIQGETLVSKLILKNREIETDGIFILRDSISPGQLVPGLELDGSQVDVDRSMKTNIEGCFAAGDIVGAPYQYIKAAGEGNIAALSAVAYLDKQKRKSA; this is encoded by the coding sequence ATGAACGAAAGATACGACATAGCAATTATAGGTAGTGGACCTGCAGGTTTATCAGCAGCTCTTAATGCAAGTATAAGAAATAAAAAATTTATTGTATTCGGAACTAAAGAAATAAGTAATAAGTTAGTAAAAGCTCATAAAGTAAACAATTATTTAGGATTCTATGGAAAAAGCGGAAAAGAAATAAGAGATGAGTTCGCTAAACATTTAGAAGAAATGAATATAGATATAACAGAAGAAAAAATAAATAATATATATGCAATGGGAGATTACTTTACACTAATGGCTAATGATAAAACTTATGAGGCAACAACTATAATCTTAGCTACAGGAGTTAACTTCGGAAAACTATTTAAAGGAGAAGAAGAGTTCTTAGGTAAAGGAGTTGGATATTGTGCAACTTGCGATGCTCCTTTATACAGAGACAAGGTAGTAACAATAGTAGCATACAACAAACATGAAGAAGCAGAGGCTAATTTTATAGCATCAATTGCATCTAAAGTATACTATGTGCCTATGTATAAGGAAGAAGTAGAAGTTGATTCTTCAATTGAAATAGTAAATGATATACCTTTAGAAATACAAGGTGAAACTTTAGTAAGTAAATTAATACTTAAAAATAGAGAAATAGAAACAGATGGAATATTCATACTTAGAGATAGTATTTCTCCAGGTCAGTTAGTACCAGGATTAGAGCTAGATGGAAGTCAAGTAGATGTAGATAGATCTATGAAGACGAATATAGAAGGATGCTTTGCAGCAGGAGATATTGTTGGAGCACCATATCAATATATAAAAGCAGCAGGTGAAGGTAATATAGCAGCTTTATCAGCAGTTGCATATTTAGATAAACAAAAAAGAAAAAGTGCATAG
- a CDS encoding DUF3997 domain-containing protein: MKKFKIILITVFSAIAIVGCEGAGDYEIELINGFTVNRSSSEKICISSHEYSYEKVLIPTYDNYEDGEYVIEVGHDKDRYIVAKTNLNQYYIMNTMEIKVYGPLTEELFNNKKENLDISKDAILKTLDDMKITD, translated from the coding sequence AAGTTTAAAATTATTTTAATCACTGTATTTTCTGCTATAGCAATTGTTGGGTGCGAAGGTGCTGGAGATTATGAAATTGAGCTTATAAATGGGTTTACAGTAAACCGAAGTTCAAGTGAAAAAATATGTATTAGTTCTCACGAATATAGCTATGAAAAGGTGTTAATACCAACGTATGATAATTATGAAGATGGTGAATATGTAATAGAAGTCGGACATGATAAAGATAGATATATAGTAGCTAAAACAAATTTAAATCAGTATTATATAATGAACACTATGGAAATAAAGGTATATGGTCCTTTAACAGAAGAGTTATTTAACAATAAGAAAGAAAACCTAGATATTTCAAAAGATGCTATACTCAAAACATTAGATGATATGAAAATAACAGATTAA
- a CDS encoding glutathione peroxidase produces MKFYDFKAKKINGQEVSMEDFKGKIVVVVNTASKCGLTPQFKELEELYQGYKDKGVEILGFPCNQFAKQDSGSNEEIHEFCQLNYGVSFNMFEKIDVNGKNAHPLYQYLKNESKGLLSKEIKWNFTKFLIDDQGNVIKRYAPTVSPLKIKNDIEDILNK; encoded by the coding sequence ATGAAATTTTATGACTTTAAAGCAAAAAAAATAAATGGACAAGAAGTAAGTATGGAAGATTTTAAAGGAAAGATAGTAGTAGTAGTAAATACTGCAAGCAAATGTGGGTTAACTCCACAATTTAAAGAGTTAGAAGAGCTATATCAAGGGTATAAAGATAAAGGGGTTGAAATATTAGGATTCCCTTGCAACCAGTTTGCAAAACAAGATTCTGGTAGCAATGAAGAAATACATGAGTTTTGTCAATTAAACTATGGTGTTAGCTTTAATATGTTTGAGAAAATAGATGTAAATGGAAAAAATGCACATCCTTTATACCAATATTTAAAAAATGAATCTAAAGGATTATTAAGTAAAGAAATAAAATGGAACTTCACTAAGTTTTTAATAGATGATCAAGGAAATGTAATAAAGAGATATGCACCAACAGTATCACCTTTAAAAATAAAAAACGATATAGAAGATATACTAAATAAATAA
- the trxA gene encoding thioredoxin → MAKIVNSEEFRSNVNEGLVVVDFFATWCGPCKILAPVFEELSSEMDGKATFLKVDVDQCGDIAREYSISTIPTMMIFKNGEKQETMVGFLPKESIKSNIEKYL, encoded by the coding sequence ATGGCAAAGATAGTTAATTCAGAAGAGTTTAGAAGTAATGTAAATGAAGGATTAGTAGTAGTAGATTTTTTCGCAACTTGGTGTGGACCTTGTAAAATATTAGCTCCAGTATTTGAAGAATTATCATCAGAAATGGATGGAAAAGCTACATTCTTAAAAGTTGATGTTGACCAATGTGGTGATATAGCTAGAGAATATAGTATATCAACTATACCAACAATGATGATATTTAAAAATGGTGAAAAACAAGAAACTATGGTTGGTTTCTTACCAAAGGAATCAATAAAATCTAATATAGAAAAATACTTATAA